TCTGCAATACAACATAGTGTTCATCATTTTTCTCCAGTTATGAACAAAAGCATCAGCAGGTAGGGTGCACTGAATGACTGAATAACAGGCGAACTTGAAGAACCACCAGATAAGTAAAAGCTCAATATTCAATAAAGCTCCCAAGCATACTCACTAGGGGCACAGGAAACAGGGTGTTCCTCTCTGTTGAACAAACAGCAGTCAGAATTTCCTTTTACTATCTCCTACATTCCTTTTCATATGTACCAAAAGAGGCTACATCACAGAAGAAAACCTCTCTTCTTCGCTAAATTTTAAAACTAGAAACAACTAGTAGTGTAGACATAATTAAAGTGAAGACGAGTGGTCAAACAATCGCCCTCGACCCCGATAGAACGCGATGCACACTTCTCAGGATAGGAGACAGGACAAGCGTTAAATCCAAAACGTTCACAGCACTACATGAATCGTCCCTAACAGTCGCCTACTTAAATCCAACGCGCTCGCGCAGACGTGAAAGTGAAACGGAatttggggtggggggggggggatcaacAAATAGCGAACAATGAACAGAGCATGAGCGAGTCAGGGAGAGGCCGTACCCCGACGGAGAGGAGGTGGTGCACGGCGTGGAGCGGCGGGAAGGAGGACTCCGCGGCGCGTGCAAGGATGCtcctcgcctccgcctccgcctccgccgctgcgTTGGTGGCCGCCATGAAGCTGGAGGTGGGTGAAGGCTTTGAGTTAAACCCGAGCTAATCCCCCAGTGCCGACTTGTGACCAGCGTTTGCTGAGAGCAACAGAGCAAGCCAAGGTTATGCTTAATCTCGTTTTCGTAACTGACGGTCGCCGGGCGCGGGCGTGGGCGCACGGCGGGACGAGGGGGGCGGAGCTCAGGCgtggggcgcggcgacggcgagggctAAGGAGCCAGGGCCCGGGAGGGAGGGGCGATCctggcggccggcggcgcggaGACGGGGGACTGAAGTGACCGAGGCGCCGAGCGAGCAGGGCGGATGGGCCGGCAGCGATTGAGgtgttcctcttcctcttgcgTCGATGCCTCGGCAGGTGTAGGCTCCGGCCTTCGTGAGTCTGGGCCCTAGCCGGGCAAGGAGGCTGAGTCTGGACTGGGCTAAGGTGGCGTATGCAATGGGCAACGAGTAACTAGCAAGTGGTCTATATTAATAGCGTAGctaattttattataatattttattaattttatttattatttattttatttatttagattttttatttagatattttgggaatttaattattatttattttatttatttagattttttatttagatattttgcttcccaaaatATCTGAAAATCGAAcggctaatttttcataattttcaatttcaaatttagctatttattaaccGTTTTTTATGTACTATTTGGTTTAATTTAAACggttatatatttataaaaatgagtgatttagatttttttattaacgTGATAATGTTATGACCTTAAAAGCAAAAGTAttcttttaacactcaaataataatataatagatagggCTCAAAACTCAACTGCCACAACCCCAAATGAACAACTCCCGTTTTCTAGATGGACATAACAGAGCACACAGTACACACTTCTATTTGGCTGAATTTTACCAAGTCTTTTTAAAAGTCATTAAAAATGATCTCATGATATATTTAGAGACTTTCACTCAGGAGATTCCTCTCTCTTCAGCTTGAATTTTGACGTAGTTATGCTTCTCCCTAAAATAAGTAATGCGTTAAAAATTCAAGAGTATTGTCATGTATGCCTTAttaatattagttttaaaatctTTACTAAATCTATCACTAATAGAATAAATATTGTGACTACAAAAATAATCCGTCCTACATAAATAGCCTTTATGATTGGTTGCAATATAATGGAAGGAGTCATAATACTCTGTAAGACCATTCATGATTATATAGGAAAAAGCAAAATATGGTGATACTTAAGATTGACTTTGAGAAAgcatatgataaagtgaaatgATACTTCCTCCAACAAACTCTGAGAATAAAAGAATTTTCAACACTGGTGTAACTGGATCCAAAATATAGTGTATGGGGGGCATGTTGGAATTAAGGTCAACGGTGAtgtttcactttattttcaAACTCATAACGGACTTAGACAGGATGATCATCTTTCGCCTATTCTCTTCAACAGTGTGGCTGATATGCTTGCAGTACTAATATCAAGAGCTAAAGATGATGGGCATATCACTGGAGTTGTTCCACACCTGGCGGATGATGGATTATCAATTCTGTAATACGCAAATGATACTATCATCTCTATGGACCAATGATCTTGAAAAGGCTAAAAATATTAAGCTCATACTTTGTGTGTTTGAACAACTCTTGTGATTAAAGATAAACTTTCATAAGAGTGAGCTATTCTGTTATGGTGATGCTAAAGAATGGGAGGACCAATACATACATTTATTTAGTTGTGATATTGGTCAGGTACCATTTCGTTACCTCGGTATTCCTTGATATACAAGAAACTAAGGAATAGAGATTGGAGAGGGGTTGAAGAGAGGttcaagaagaaattaagtagTTGGAAGGAAAAACTTATATCTATAGATGGTCGATTAGTACCCATCAACTTAGTTTTAAGTtgtcttttctattttcatgatgtctttctttgaaGTTCCCTGTGGTGTGCTTAAAAGATTGGACTATCTTTGATTTAGATCATTTTGGCCAGGGAACAAtcacaagaagaaatatagaCTAGCTAGATGGAACATTTTGTACCAGCCAAAATACCAATGGGGATTTGGCATTGTCAATCTCTCGATTAAGAATATATACCTCATTAGCAAGTGGCTTTATCGGCTACTTAACGAGGATGGTGTCTGGCAAAGAATGCTTAGAAATAAATATCTCGGCGGTAAAACACTCACCCAGGTAGAAGGGAAACCAAGTGATTCTTATTTCTGGTCAGGGCTCATGAAAGTTAAAAATAACTTTCTTAAATAGGGTTCCTTCCAAGTTCACAATGGCCACCAGACTAGGTTCTGAAATGATATATGACTAGGTAATGCTCCTCTTAGTGCACAATTTCGACATTATATAATGTGGTTCAAAGGAAACAAGGCACTGTGGCAGATGTTATGTGATCTCTACCACTAAACCTCTCATTTCGCAGACTGATCGTAAGGATAAATTAACTGCTTGATAACATGTGATGTTACAAATAACCTTTGTTCAATTATGTAATGAACATGACATATATAAGTGAGATTTACATGCATATGGATTATTCTCAGTTCAATCCATGTACAAACAAATGATATCAAGATCTACTATTATCGCTGCCAAATGTCTATGGAAACTCAAGATTCCCATAAAGATTAAGATTTTCTTATGGTACTTAAGTACATGTGTTCTTTTGACTAAGGATAATCTAATCAAAAGAAACTGGAAGGGAAACCAAAAGTATTGTTTTTTAACCATAATGAAACCATTGATCACATTTTCTTTCAATGCCACTTTACTAAAATTTGTTGGCAAATTATCTATATTGCCTTAGGTATTAAAAACCTAGCAGTATGAGTCACATTATGGGTAGTTAGCTAAGAGAAAATGGAGCAAGAACTAAGAACGAGATGTTAATGGGGGTAGCAGTCATCTTTTGATCAATATGGCTCTGCCGGAAGATGTTGTATTCAATCATACTTCTAATATATCtttgttgcatgcaatttttaGGGAGATATATTGGTTGCGATTATGGAGGTTGCTTCAGAGGGTTGATCAAAGGGAAGCTTATTTAAGACCTGCCAAGCTTTGAAAGTGGGGGCCATGAAAATATTTGTCAAAAATGAGTGACGGCTTAATTATAGAATATGTGGCTAATTATTATGTCgaccttttgttttttttccttatcatctaATCCTTGGAATGTTCCAGGATGAGAATATGTAAGAATGAACAAAAGGTTGTATGTATTGGAAGATGCAAAAGGCTGAAATTATTTCTATTATCTAAAAATTTAAGTTCTTTTTAACAGAGGAATAAAAATTATTCTAGCCTCCATATCACGTGATGCACGTGACCAACATACTCCTATTTAAAGTTGACATGATTCAAGACAGATTTTTAAATTCTATAATCACGAGTTGAACATATGGTTATGGCCTCCATTATTTCGGAACGAAAGTAACACTCCTTAAGATCTCGGTTGAGCGCCCCTTGATCCCAAACTAAAACATTTGTTTCACAACTTTGACGAAAAGGACTGGTGCGGTACACAGGGGTTTAAAACAGAAACAATCCCTATATACTCCTGGATTCACTCATTATCGTTCGTATGAACTGTGTATATACTCCCGAATTTTGTTTGGGACAAACATGACAAGCAACAAACTTCAATACACATAGGAATCTCTGCAACCGTCATGGGAAACTTCTCGACGCGCACAGCAATCCCTATAACCGTCACTCTCGTAATTGTCACACCGGTACATCCTCCACACAGCATAACTTATTATTCGCAGTAGCATAGTAGTGGTAATAAGATATCATCGGAGCATGAAGGTACATGAACCACACAATCAAATTGCTCGATCTATGGTCGTGACGCCACTAGCTGCTGCACGTTGATCGGGTGGACAAAGATCCCGGCGTCGCCGAAGATCATCTTCGCGGCGACCCCCGACGCGGCGTCGGTCGGATGGtagtcgtcccagaagaggtggTTGGCGCGGTTCTGGCACAGGGGCGCCGAGAAGTTGCACCCGCCTGCGCCGAACCGCCCATCGCCGCAGCACGCCGTGTCCAGCACCGTGAAGTCTGCCGGGCGGGAAACAGAACATCGACATGAGAATTGTATGGCTTAATTTTCTATCTCAGCGGAGAATTCTAAGAGGAAACAATATGTGAGGAGCAAGGCTTGTGGCTGGTTACTGTAGCTAGGCGCGGAGGGGCTGTGGAAGACCCACTCGACCATCCTGATCGAGTCCACGAGGGAGTAGTTCATGCCGGGCAGCTCCAGACTGAGGTCGTGCAGCATGGAGGCGATCATGGGGTACAACTGGTTGGAGAGGTTGTTCGCCGAGCCGAAGCAGCCGTACTTGTCGACGTCCTTGCGATCCTGCGCGACCAACCTCTGCGACGGGCAGCACCCCAGCAGCGACGGGCTCACCACGCTGAATTTTTTCGCCCCCGCGCCATACAGGTCCTGCAGTGGTTTCACTTTCAGAGAAACGAACATGCAAAGCCACTTGTGCACCATACAAGTCCtgagttttcttggattggaTGGAGTATTTTGGTGATTCATGCCTTCAGATAGGCCGTGTACGAGGCGACGAGGCGTTGCAAGAATTCCGTGCCGTTACGGTTAGGGACTGGGGGGGCATCGGTGTACTCGAAAAGGTCGTTGCTGCCGGCGctgatgaagaagagagattTGGAGACGAGATCAGCCGCCGTCTGGTTTTCACTTTTCCACAGTCGAGCAAGATTCGTGAAGTTCCCGACTTGCTCAGTCATGGACAATACTTCCCCACACTGCAGAAACAAAGCCAAGTCAGCGACATGTATATCTGTCTGCATCAGCAATCGACCAAGCACGTACGGCGGGCAAACGTAAAGCATATATGCAAGTATAGTATATAGATAGATGTGTGGATCTACCACATGTCCATTGCCGGTGTCATCAAGGAGCCCCGACCCTCCTGACGCGAAGTTGATGCCCGTGCTCACCTGCGGAACGAGGCTCGCGTTCGGCAGGGAGAGGAAAGGTGCCGGGCTCTCGGCAAAGCCAAGCAGTTGAGCTGTTCGTCGGCAACGATGTGGGTCAATTACACAATTTCCTGCTCACTGAACAAAGTTTCCACTCCAGAACCTGCACACAAACTGTATACCACATACCTAGCTGGTCCGCCAAGTTGTAGCCATTGCTGAACCGGCCGGTGGGTGCCTGGTCGGGGTAGTCGACGCCGAAGTGCGGGTAGTCGGCTCTGCAGTCGATCTTGCACTTCTCAATGTAGTTGTTGTTGCCGACGTCCACCGTGGAGTCCCCGAACACGAACACCGCCGGCACGAGGGGCTCCGCGGCACCGTGTAGCGTGAGCTCGAGCAGCAACCACAGGGCAACGAGCGCGAATGCCCCGACGCGGCTGGCCATGGAAGCCCCCTTACTGCGTTCCTTGCTTTTGAGTCCTGACTGGGCTCTCTCTGTCTCTTCAGTGCGACGCTGACATTTATAGACGTGCGATGCTCAATGGACGTATAAAACATTGCAGTATACATGTTCACATCTTCGAATCCTTCGCTCCGGTAAATAACCcaaaggatatgctctttgTTCTGTAATGCATAAACGGTTAACCTTGCAGCTTTGAGTTCGTCGATCACGCCCACTATTAAAAACAAGCGAGTTACTAATTTTCAATCCAgtaaaaacaaatatatatttcacttAATAACAATAACTATTAGATGAAGATCTAATGGCTGACAAAAAATCTGATTTACAagtgaataatatttttctataatagAGGCATATACAATTTTCTGTTGCATGTCAGACAAAAATTCGTGACTAAGTACAAATCAAAAGACAGATATATAATTAGACGGTCGGATGGATAACATatcgagtgaaaaaaaaaactctgataTCAGCTGATTGAAACTAGTAAATCCGTAAAAACAAATGTACAAGCACAATTTTACAATTTAGACGGGCTCACCTTTGTATAACTTACAAGCCCATATAGTAACAGGCCACATATTGTTCAATTTTGGGCCCGTACACTGGTGATTTTGGTCCATTGTCTTAGCGGGTTCAACTGCCACGCCCTTGAGAGAACAGCGGGTGGCGGGCCCATTAAATTTGTTAAGGGTAAAGTGGTCATTGTACTCTAGTATTAGTGTTTGCAGTGTGTATCATGTCTCTACTCTATATTGCCCATTTTGGGCAAGTCAATACAGGCTTACAATTCATACTCATCCTCTTCTCTCCTTTTAACAAACTTAACTAAGAGTCTATTTATTTGTACTTctatttttaggttttttttttaagttttgtttttattgtctgaaaaactgtttttaaataggtttttgttttttataataattttttagcttatTAGCATATAGCTTCTCAAGAAAAACATCTCTCAACAAACTTCttagctttagtttattttcattagAAGTAGGTTTTTGGCTTCTTTAAAAGCCACTTCTCCAAAATCTtatttgttctgacttctgattTATGGtagcagcagaagcagaacTAGAAGCACGAAACAAACATGATCTAAAGGTATATTTGACAGAGATCTAGCTTAAAGATTTTTCTGAGCTCCTTTGGAACGTAGAAACTTCATAGGAATCAATTTAATTTTACAGGAAAAACGTAGGATTCGGGGAAAAAAAATCCCGCAAATCCAAAAGAGGCCTTATAGCTGGTAAGCCCTAGCTCCAGAAATTTTCAGAGCTGGAGCCGTGGACAGAGTGATAGTCTTTGGTTGACgcatcttgtttttattttaaactaaaaataaatatttaaactactttattttatcttaCAAACTCTATATCCTGCATGGATTTTGGAGCtggagctctgtcaaacatgATATAAAAATAAGGGTTGTGCTCTCCGTCTGGCGCCTAAAAAATGGTTTGATTCAGTCGACGCTCCCCAGCCATCGGATTTCAATCGGACAAACGTGgttctttctttctcctcttgCCTGCTGACTATTCTTCTTCTCCCCATCGACAGTGACTTGCTTGCCCGCCCCACCTGACACCGTACTAACCTGGCTCCACCCGTCTCAGCTCAACCATGCCACCTCGCAGCTCCACCCCCACAACCACTTTCTCCGCTAGACCAACCTCCATCCCAAAGATCTCTTCTAAGTCTAATATGAAGGAAACCCCCTTCCCCTCATCAACCCCTCCCCTAATCCCCATCGAAAAGTCATCGCCTAAGTGCAACTCTTAAATTCTGAAATTTAGAAGACGCGAAAAAACACTGtattcccaaaaaaaaaacttagcgAGTACAAGCTGCTGACGCATTCAGCAAAACTGAAACAAATGCTAGCTGTTAGATTTGTATCCAAAGGCTGATCTAGTCAgctgtaaaaaaaattcagtttTCAGTCGATTGTCCAGTCGACTGAAATTGTTTTACAACATTGAAGAAAAGGACTACTGCTGGCATTCAACGCGTATAAAACAGAAACAACACATATGCAGTCCTTATCATTCGTGCAAACTTCTCGGATTTTGTTTTGGACAAACATGACAagcaacaaacatcaatacaTATAGGAATCTTCGGTCACGAACACACCGCAGTGGGAAACTTCTCGACGCGCACGGCAATCTCTATAACCGTCACTCTCCTAATTGTCACACCAGTACATTCTTCACACCACcgcttattattattattaattggTAGCATAGTCGTAGTAATAAGGTATCATCAAAGCATGTAGGTATATGTAGTGCAAATTAAAGCAAAAATGTTCTCTACGGCTGCGACGTCACTAGCTGCTGCACGTTGATCGGGTGGACAAAGGACCCGGTGTTGCCGAAGAGCTCCTTCGCGGTGACCGCCGACGCGGCATCGGTCGGGTGGAACTTGTCCCAGAACATGTAGTTGGCGCGGTTCTGGCACAGGGGAACCGAGGAGTTGCACCCGCTCGCGCCGAAATCGCCTACGCCGCAGCACGCTTTGCTCAGCACCGTGAAGTCTGCAGAAACCAAAGCATTAGCATCAGAATCATGGAACGTCACTGCACCAGAAGAGAAATCTAAGAAGAATTAGGGGAGGATCGAGGGTCTTAGTTGAGTTGCATGATTACTATAGGCAGGCGTGTGCGTGTTGTTGAAGACCCCTTCGGCCATCCTGATCGAGTCCCCGAGGGAGTAGTTCATGCCGGGCAGCTCCAGAGTGAGGTCGTGCAGCATGGAGGCGATCATGGGATACAACTGCTTGGAGAGGTTGTTCGCCGAGCCGAAGCAGCCGTACTTGTCGAAGTCCTTGCTCTCCTGTGCTATCAGCCTCTGCGACGGGCAGCACCCCAGCAGCGACGGGCTCACCACGCTGAACTTTTTGGCCCCGGCTCTGTGCAAGTCCTGTAGCATTTCACGTTCAGATGGCCAGTGTCGTAAAATGCAAAGCCCTTAATAGCAAGATACAGTGCAGTGGCACCTCTAAAAACAAGATATAGTGATTAAAGTGGCATCTTATTGTCTatgaaaaattaataaaaacatCACTTAATTATTTCTTGGATTGGAGGGAGTATAGTTTTGATACCTTCAGATAGCTCGAGTAGGAGGCGACGAGGAGTTGCAAGAATTCGGTGTCGTTACGGTTATCCACCGTGATATCGGCGTGCTCGAACAAGTCGTTGCTGCCGACGctgatgaagaagagagattTGGTGACGAGATCAGCCGCCGTCTGGTTTTCGATTTTCCACTGCCGAGCAAGACTTGTGAAGTTCCGGACTTGATTGGTCATGGACAACACCTCGCCACACTGCA
This genomic window from Phragmites australis chromosome 7, lpPhrAust1.1, whole genome shotgun sequence contains:
- the LOC133923621 gene encoding GDSL esterase/lipase At5g55050-like gives rise to the protein MASRGGAFAFVALCLLDLALHGAAEPLAPAMFVFGDSTVDVGNNNYLKKCKIECKADYPRYGVDYPDQAPTGRFSNGYNLADQLAQLLGFPESPPPFLSLPNDSLIPQMSKGISFASGGSGLLDNTSSHACGEVLSMTNQVRNFTSLARQWKIENQTAADLVTKSLFFISVGSNDLFEHADITVDNRNDTEFLQLLVASYSSYLKDLHRAGAKKFSVVSPSLLGCCPSQRLIAQESKDFDKYGCFGSANNLSKQLYPMIASMLHDLTLELPGMNYSLGDSIRMAEGVFNNTHTPAYNFTVLSKACCGVGDFGASGCNSSVPLCQNRANYMFWDKFHPTDAASAVTAKELFGNTGSFVHPINVQQLVTSQP
- the LOC133923620 gene encoding GDSL esterase/lipase At5g55050-like; its protein translation is MASRVGAFALVALWLLLELTLHGAAEPLVPAVFVFGDSTVDVGNNNYIEKCKIDCRADYPHFGVDYPDQAPTGRFSNGYNLADQLAQLLGFAESPAPFLSLPNASLVPQVSTGINFASGGSGLLDDTGNGHCGEVLSMTEQVGNFTNLARLWKSENQTAADLVSKSLFFISAGSNDLFEYTDAPPVPNRNGTEFLQRLVASYTAYLKDLYGAGAKKFSVVSPSLLGCCPSQRLVAQDRKDVDKYGCFGSANNLSNQLYPMIASMLHDLSLELPGMNYSLVDSIRMVEWVFHSPSAPSYNFTVLDTACCGDGRFGAGGCNFSAPLCQNRANHLFWDDYHPTDAASGVAAKMIFGDAGIFVHPINVQQLVASRP